One genomic segment of Luteimonas galliterrae includes these proteins:
- a CDS encoding ECF-type sigma factor: MEAESVTVLLNRARGGDAAAGDRAYALVYEQLRGAARRQLRHRRDRTLCTTALVNETWLKLAHADVDPRDREHFLALAARAMRMIVIDQARRSLAEKRGGQCLRVTLNSSLAGDERGAEDLLALDAAMARLAEADPRLAQVVEWRYFGGLTEPEVAQMLGVTDRTVRRDWRKARAFLLHEMTRSEAAP; encoded by the coding sequence ATGGAAGCTGAGTCGGTGACGGTCCTGCTCAACCGCGCGCGCGGCGGCGACGCGGCGGCTGGCGATCGCGCCTACGCGCTCGTGTACGAACAATTGCGCGGCGCCGCGCGCCGGCAGCTGCGCCATCGCCGCGACCGCACGCTGTGCACCACCGCGCTGGTCAACGAAACCTGGCTCAAGCTGGCGCATGCCGATGTCGATCCGCGCGACCGCGAGCATTTCCTCGCGCTCGCCGCGCGCGCGATGCGGATGATCGTGATCGACCAGGCGCGGCGCAGCCTGGCGGAAAAACGCGGCGGCCAGTGCTTGCGCGTTACGCTCAATTCCAGTCTGGCCGGCGACGAGCGCGGCGCCGAAGACCTGCTCGCCCTGGACGCCGCCATGGCGCGTCTGGCCGAAGCCGATCCGCGTTTGGCGCAGGTCGTCGAGTGGCGCTATTTCGGCGGACTCACCGAACCGGAAGTCGCACAGATGCTCGGCGTCACCGACCGCACCGTGCGCCGCGACTGGCGCAAGGCGCGCGCTTTCCTGTTGCACGAGATGACCCGCAGCGAGGCGGCGCCATGA
- a CDS encoding serine/threonine-protein kinase: MTAPSLAQRALALFDELVELDVAERERRLRVLREQDPALHAEVAAMLAMDRADGAALDRSPESLLADATLADEDDDALIGQRIGPWRIAGIVGRGGMGAVYRGERADGEFQQQAAIKLIRLGLDHPELRRRFLRERQILARLKHPNIATLLDGGVADNGAPYFAMELIEGAPIDRWCDAGGLDVRARMRLFLQVCAAVQHAHQNLTVHRDLKPSNILVTDDGQAKLLDFGIAKLLEAGTDGGTTADRPFTPDYAAPEQIRGQAITTATDLYALGMVLYRLLADAYPFGATGSAALARLEREPEPLARAAERIAPMQAQARQLAPRALAAALRGDLSAIVHHCLQSDPSRRYPSAEALAADLRAWLDGRPIAARRGDRRYRLRKFVARHRWGVAAATLAILTLSGSTATAVWQAREAREQAALAVANAERAEAQAARALSTRDFAVGLFREADPLRSARGTQLTAVDLLKAAAQRVDKELEHAPETQAELRSAIGFSLYNLGDTEAGLALVERGLAQLRSIGAQGQTLAQVLQDRAIIRRIAADYAGAERDAREGLALIEHATGEQARLWRSKLRNTLATSLTYRGRHREGLELQQAVLEDRRVLFGDASPELAVDWNNLGNANLRLDRYAEAEAAFQRATDLMLEQHGPDHPRMVWLQMGLAMARSGQASRWREAETAVAEAERVLRKALPPAHPIAINVQGVRAYLLMQEGRYAEAEAAFARAIARARALDDPQAQVAVLQGQQGLCLLKQGRDEQAKALLAAAIAGFPTRHVADDPPLNRLQSAYGLALFRTGDRAHGEKEIRAALQRLQSAHFAVTDDYAEISSDLAALLEGSGRADEAQRWRQRARLTFSRVLGPSHPRSRLAMG; the protein is encoded by the coding sequence ATGACCGCGCCGAGCCTCGCGCAACGTGCGCTTGCGCTGTTCGACGAGCTGGTCGAATTGGACGTGGCGGAACGCGAACGGCGCCTGCGGGTTTTGCGCGAGCAAGACCCCGCATTGCACGCCGAAGTCGCCGCGATGCTGGCGATGGACCGCGCCGACGGCGCCGCGCTCGACCGCAGTCCCGAGTCGCTGCTGGCCGACGCGACGCTCGCCGACGAAGACGACGACGCGCTGATCGGCCAGCGCATCGGCCCCTGGCGCATCGCCGGGATCGTCGGCCGCGGCGGCATGGGTGCGGTCTACCGCGGCGAGCGCGCCGACGGCGAGTTCCAGCAGCAGGCCGCGATCAAGCTGATCCGCCTGGGCTTGGACCATCCCGAACTGCGCCGCCGCTTCTTGCGCGAGCGGCAGATCCTGGCGCGGCTCAAGCATCCGAACATCGCCACCCTGCTCGACGGCGGCGTGGCCGACAACGGCGCGCCCTACTTCGCGATGGAACTGATCGAAGGCGCACCGATCGACCGCTGGTGCGACGCGGGCGGGCTGGATGTGCGCGCGCGCATGCGCTTGTTCCTGCAGGTGTGCGCGGCGGTGCAGCACGCACACCAGAACCTCACCGTGCACCGCGACCTCAAGCCCAGCAACATCCTGGTGACCGACGACGGACAGGCCAAGCTGCTCGACTTCGGCATCGCCAAGTTGCTCGAGGCCGGCACCGACGGCGGCACCACGGCCGATCGCCCGTTCACGCCCGACTACGCCGCACCCGAACAGATCCGCGGCCAGGCGATCACCACCGCGACCGATCTGTATGCGCTCGGCATGGTGCTGTACCGCCTGCTGGCGGACGCGTATCCGTTCGGCGCCACCGGTTCGGCCGCATTGGCCCGGCTGGAACGCGAACCCGAGCCGCTCGCGCGCGCCGCCGAGCGTATCGCGCCCATGCAGGCGCAGGCGCGGCAGCTCGCACCGCGCGCGCTGGCCGCCGCGTTGCGCGGCGACTTGTCGGCGATCGTTCATCACTGCCTGCAATCCGACCCGTCGCGCCGCTACCCTTCCGCCGAAGCGCTGGCCGCCGATCTGCGCGCGTGGCTGGATGGGCGGCCGATCGCCGCGCGGCGCGGCGACCGGCGTTATCGATTGCGCAAGTTCGTCGCCCGCCACCGCTGGGGCGTCGCCGCGGCCACGCTGGCGATACTGACGTTGAGCGGCTCGACCGCGACCGCCGTCTGGCAGGCACGCGAGGCGCGCGAACAGGCGGCGCTCGCCGTCGCCAATGCCGAACGCGCCGAGGCCCAAGCCGCGCGCGCGCTGAGTACGCGCGATTTCGCCGTCGGCCTGTTTCGCGAAGCCGACCCGCTGCGCAGCGCGCGCGGCACGCAGTTGACCGCGGTGGATTTGCTCAAGGCCGCTGCGCAGCGCGTCGACAAGGAACTCGAACACGCGCCGGAGACCCAGGCCGAATTGCGTTCGGCGATCGGTTTCAGCCTGTACAACCTCGGCGATACCGAAGCCGGCCTGGCCCTGGTCGAACGCGGCCTGGCGCAACTGCGCAGCATCGGCGCGCAGGGCCAGACCTTGGCGCAGGTGCTGCAGGATCGCGCGATCATCCGCCGGATAGCGGCCGACTACGCCGGCGCCGAACGCGATGCCCGCGAAGGCCTGGCCCTGATCGAACACGCCACCGGCGAACAGGCGCGGCTATGGCGCAGCAAGCTGCGCAACACGCTGGCCACCAGCCTCACTTATCGCGGCCGCCACCGCGAAGGATTGGAATTGCAGCAGGCCGTGCTGGAAGACCGCCGCGTCCTGTTCGGCGACGCCAGCCCCGAACTGGCCGTGGATTGGAACAACCTGGGCAACGCCAACCTGCGCCTGGATCGCTACGCCGAGGCCGAAGCCGCCTTCCAACGCGCCACCGACCTGATGCTCGAACAGCACGGCCCGGATCACCCGCGCATGGTCTGGCTGCAGATGGGATTGGCGATGGCGCGCAGCGGCCAGGCCAGCCGCTGGCGCGAGGCCGAAACGGCCGTCGCCGAAGCCGAACGCGTATTGCGCAAGGCCTTGCCGCCGGCGCATCCGATCGCGATCAACGTGCAAGGCGTACGCGCCTATCTGCTCATGCAGGAAGGGCGATACGCCGAAGCCGAAGCCGCATTCGCCCGCGCCATTGCGCGCGCTCGCGCGCTCGACGACCCGCAGGCGCAAGTGGCGGTCCTGCAGGGGCAACAGGGCTTATGCCTGCTCAAGCAGGGTCGCGACGAGCAGGCCAAAGCGCTCTTGGCCGCCGCGATCGCCGGATTTCCCACCCGGCACGTCGCCGACGATCCGCCGCTCAACCGGCTGCAATCCGCCTACGGCCTGGCCTTGTTCCGCACCGGCGATCGCGCCCACGGCGAGAAAGAAATCCGCGCAGCCCTGCAACGCCTGCAATCCGCGCATTTCGCCGTCACCGACGACTATGCGGAAATCAGCAGCGACCTGGCGGCATTGCTCGAAGGCTCCGGCCGCGCCGATGAGGCGCAACGTTGGCGGCAGCGCGCCCGACTTACTTTCTCCCGGGTCTTGGGGCCTTCCCATCCACGCAGTCGGCTCGCCATGGGCTGA
- a CDS encoding Do family serine endopeptidase encodes MRPLPTLIALTAAAAFGGFAATALRDGLETPAQAAPAAAPPIIAAVPNVAALPTSVDGQALPSLAPMLQRVTPSVVSVHSKQRVRVSPFGNDPMFRRMFPELSQDRVRESLGSGVIVDAQRGYVLTNHHVIEGADDVSVTLADGRTLKAEFVGSDADTDVALMKIPPQNLSAIALADSNALRVGDFVVAVGNPFGVGQTVTSGIVSAVGRSNLPGIGFQNFIQTDASINPGNSGGALVNLKGELVGINTASFNPQGSMAGNIGLGFAIPTNLASSVMQQLASSGQVRRGIVGVETQDVTEREYRAFGLDEPRGAAVTRVYPGSAAATAGLQVGDVIVAANGQRIDDSESWRNFQGLQPLNSQLTLDVRRDGKPLKLTTGLSETRRDGQSIDPRLTGANFAELPESLRRQGWSGVLVTDVAKGSRAAQSGLRQSDVILAASSGNFSDLTSFRASFARPPEQLVLRIVRGRGQYQVLMR; translated from the coding sequence ATGCGTCCTCTGCCTACCCTGATCGCCCTCACCGCCGCCGCCGCATTCGGCGGCTTCGCCGCCACCGCCCTGCGCGACGGCTTGGAGACCCCGGCCCAGGCCGCCCCGGCCGCCGCGCCGCCGATCATAGCCGCCGTGCCCAACGTGGCCGCGCTGCCGACGTCGGTCGACGGCCAGGCGCTGCCGTCACTGGCGCCGATGCTGCAGCGGGTCACCCCGTCGGTGGTCAGCGTGCACAGCAAGCAGCGGGTGCGGGTGAGCCCGTTCGGCAACGATCCGATGTTCCGGCGCATGTTCCCCGAACTGTCGCAGGACCGCGTGCGCGAATCGCTGGGCTCGGGTGTGATCGTCGACGCGCAGCGCGGCTACGTGCTCACCAACCACCACGTGATCGAAGGCGCCGACGACGTCTCGGTGACGCTGGCCGACGGCCGCACGCTGAAGGCCGAATTCGTCGGTTCCGACGCCGACACCGACGTGGCGCTGATGAAGATCCCGCCGCAGAACCTGAGCGCGATCGCGCTGGCTGACAGCAATGCGCTGCGGGTCGGCGATTTCGTGGTGGCGGTGGGCAATCCGTTCGGCGTGGGCCAGACGGTGACGTCGGGCATCGTCTCGGCGGTCGGGCGCAGCAACCTGCCGGGCATCGGCTTCCAGAACTTCATCCAGACCGATGCGTCGATCAACCCCGGCAATTCCGGCGGCGCGCTGGTGAATTTGAAAGGCGAACTGGTCGGGATCAACACCGCCAGCTTCAATCCGCAGGGCAGCATGGCCGGCAACATCGGCTTGGGTTTCGCCATTCCCACCAACCTGGCCAGCAGCGTCATGCAGCAATTGGCCAGCAGCGGCCAGGTGCGGCGCGGCATCGTCGGCGTGGAAACCCAGGACGTGACCGAACGCGAATACCGCGCGTTCGGCCTGGACGAACCGCGCGGCGCCGCGGTGACGCGCGTCTATCCCGGCTCCGCGGCCGCGACCGCCGGCCTGCAGGTGGGCGACGTGATCGTCGCCGCCAACGGCCAGCGCATCGACGACAGCGAATCCTGGCGCAATTTCCAAGGCCTGCAACCGCTCAACAGCCAGCTGACGCTGGACGTGCGCCGCGACGGCAAGCCGCTGAAGCTGACTACCGGTCTGAGCGAAACGCGCCGCGACGGCCAAAGCATCGATCCGCGCCTGACCGGCGCCAACTTCGCCGAGCTGCCCGAATCGTTGCGCCGGCAGGGCTGGTCCGGCGTGCTGGTCACCGATGTCGCCAAGGGCAGCCGCGCCGCGCAAAGCGGGCTGCGCCAGAGCGATGTGATCCTGGCGGCCAGCAGCGGCAACTTCAGCGACCTGACCAGCTTCCGCGCCAGTTTCGCCAGGCCGCCGGAGCAACTGGTGCTGCGCATCGTGCGCGGCCGCGGCCAATACCAGGTGCTGATGCGTTGA
- a CDS encoding phage holin family protein has translation MSDPNPAPDDEGRAPPQRPAPADKPPHLDESVRRVGAAGKASFEAAVDSGRALRRLLIADLALARSAFGRAMAWVGVAIVFGASAWLLIMAAAIALLQASGWSWLASIALCALLSAAVAGIAAWRVSRFFDYTGLHATRRQLARLGIGDEADDSDETSPTPPPEARA, from the coding sequence GTGAGCGATCCCAATCCAGCGCCGGACGACGAAGGCCGGGCGCCGCCGCAGCGGCCTGCACCAGCGGACAAGCCGCCGCACCTGGATGAGAGCGTGCGCCGGGTCGGTGCGGCCGGCAAAGCCAGCTTCGAAGCGGCGGTGGACAGCGGCCGCGCGCTGCGCCGACTGCTCATCGCCGACCTGGCGCTGGCGCGCAGCGCCTTCGGACGGGCGATGGCCTGGGTCGGCGTGGCGATCGTGTTCGGCGCTTCGGCCTGGCTGCTGATCATGGCGGCGGCGATCGCGCTGCTGCAGGCTTCGGGCTGGTCGTGGCTGGCCTCGATCGCGCTCTGCGCTTTGCTCAGCGCCGCGGTCGCCGGCATCGCGGCCTGGCGCGTGAGCCGCTTCTTCGACTACACCGGACTGCATGCGACGCGGCGCCAGTTGGCGCGGCTGGGCATCGGCGACGAGGCCGACGACAGCGACGAAACCTCGCCTACGCCGCCTCCGGAAGCGCGCGCATGA
- a CDS encoding AI-2E family transporter, with translation MNASPDAVSAPDASPEPPAPPPRPRASMALVVLAVLAVGYTLWAAQEMILPVLLAMFFALIGNPILRGLRRMYIPRFLGALLVLALGLAGAVLLGRQLIVPAGEWMQQIPKELRVLAPKLRQMTQPMQQANKAAESFARAASEPNTRKVQVVTIQDPDPWKSLTATPKMLASVLAVVLLTFFFMTFGENLQRNAIALLPTRQRKKLTVDILQSIELEISRYVLTISLINTLLGLAVAASLYALGLEVQEALLWGTVAALLNFAPYVGPLIGVGLMLLMGFVTFEGLWPDYEWSPLAPAAIYLALHTIEGQIVTPIVLGRRMALSPLVLILALMLFGWLWGIIGLLLAVPLLVCVKIVLGRIEGLEGWAKLLE, from the coding sequence ATGAACGCATCGCCCGACGCCGTATCCGCGCCCGACGCCTCGCCGGAACCGCCCGCGCCGCCGCCGCGTCCGCGCGCGTCCATGGCGCTCGTCGTGCTGGCCGTGCTCGCGGTCGGCTATACGCTTTGGGCCGCGCAGGAGATGATCCTGCCGGTGCTGCTGGCGATGTTCTTCGCGCTGATCGGCAACCCCATCCTGCGCGGACTGCGCCGCATGTACATCCCGCGCTTCCTTGGCGCGCTGCTGGTGCTGGCGCTGGGCTTGGCCGGCGCGGTGCTGCTCGGCCGCCAGCTGATCGTGCCGGCCGGCGAATGGATGCAGCAGATCCCCAAGGAACTGCGCGTGCTGGCGCCCAAGCTGCGGCAGATGACGCAGCCGATGCAGCAGGCCAACAAGGCCGCCGAATCTTTCGCGCGCGCGGCCAGCGAGCCGAACACGCGCAAGGTGCAGGTGGTCACCATCCAGGACCCCGATCCGTGGAAGTCGCTGACCGCCACGCCGAAGATGCTGGCCTCGGTGCTGGCGGTGGTGCTGCTGACGTTCTTCTTCATGACCTTCGGCGAGAACCTGCAGCGCAATGCGATCGCGCTGCTGCCCACGCGCCAGCGCAAGAAGCTGACCGTGGACATCCTGCAGTCGATCGAGCTGGAGATTTCGCGTTACGTGCTGACCATCAGCCTCATCAACACGCTGCTGGGCCTGGCGGTGGCCGCTTCGCTTTACGCGCTGGGTCTGGAGGTGCAGGAAGCGCTGTTGTGGGGCACGGTGGCGGCGCTGTTGAACTTCGCGCCTTATGTCGGGCCGTTGATCGGGGTGGGCCTGATGCTATTGATGGGCTTCGTCACGTTCGAGGGGTTGTGGCCGGACTACGAGTGGTCGCCTTTGGCGCCGGCGGCGATTTATCTGGCGCTGCATACGATCGAAGGCCAGATTGTCACGCCGATCGTGCTCGGCAGGCGCATGGCCTTGTCGCCGCTGGTGCTGATCCTGGCGCTGATGCTGTTCGGTTGGCTGTGGGGCATCATCGGCCTGCTGCTGGCGGTGCCGCTGCTGGTGTGCGTGAAGATCGTGCTGGGGCGGATCGAAGGTTTGGAGGGCTGGGCCAAGTTGCTCGAGTGA
- a CDS encoding HAD family hydrolase — translation MSFPVRAITLDLDDTLWPFAPIGERIERVLDEWMREHSPATAAMFPIPEMRALRDRVFAENPQLIHDLSTLRRMTLQRALSESGGDPALADAAYDAFHAARNQVDCYPDSIDALARIAAHLPVAALTNGNADLQLIGLAGHFRFQLGAREHGAAKPEPSIFHAACERLGVAPAEVLHVGDDVEMDVVGAARAGLRTCWINRDGRPWPHRDPQPDLHFETLAALADWLDAHSHRRPDTAAA, via the coding sequence GTGAGCTTCCCCGTCCGCGCCATCACCCTCGATCTCGACGACACGCTGTGGCCGTTTGCGCCGATCGGCGAGCGCATCGAGCGCGTGCTCGACGAATGGATGCGCGAACACAGCCCCGCCACCGCGGCCATGTTCCCGATCCCGGAAATGCGCGCCCTGCGCGACCGCGTCTTCGCCGAAAACCCGCAACTGATCCACGACCTCAGCACCCTGCGCCGCATGACCCTGCAACGCGCGCTGAGCGAGAGCGGCGGCGACCCCGCATTGGCCGATGCCGCCTACGATGCCTTCCACGCCGCGCGCAACCAGGTGGACTGCTATCCGGACAGCATCGACGCACTCGCACGCATCGCCGCGCACCTGCCGGTGGCAGCGCTGACCAACGGCAACGCCGATCTGCAGCTGATCGGCTTGGCCGGGCACTTCCGCTTCCAGCTCGGCGCGCGCGAACACGGCGCAGCCAAACCCGAGCCCAGCATCTTCCACGCCGCCTGCGAACGGCTCGGCGTGGCGCCCGCAGAAGTGCTGCATGTGGGCGACGATGTCGAGATGGACGTGGTCGGCGCCGCGCGCGCCGGCCTGCGCACCTGCTGGATCAACCGCGACGGCCGGCCCTGGCCGCATCGCGATCCGCAACCCGACCTGCATTTCGAGACGCTCGCCGCCCTGGCCGATTGGCTGGACGCGCATTCCCACCGCCGACCGGATACCGCCGCCGCATGA
- a CDS encoding leucyl aminopeptidase family protein: MNPPNGFASDRSKALPLYCVQRIGFDEWRKSQTPGIGQWIDAQTFDAASGSLLLLPGENGIAGAVLGIGDPLDPFAYAHAPFALPPGDWALANDLPADAQRALQLGWGLGSYRFARYKKPTRAPSRLAAEAPDAETLALLAASLRVRDLVNTPTQDMGPQELEDAARDIAKTHGAQFESIVGDELLKQNFPAIHAVGRASHREPRLIELSWGDASHPHVALVGKGVCFDTGGLDIKPADGMRNMKKDMGGAAHALALAELIMSQKLPIRLTLLIPAVENAIGPDAFRPGEVIATRSGVSVEIDNTDAEGRVILGDALVYAGERSPQLLIDFATLTGAARIALGPDLPALYSNDDAVADAWLGASAQVRDPVWRMPLWRPYWRYLTSSIADMANAGSSRMAGSVTAALYLERFVPAQQAWAHLDVYAWNDSDRPGKPAGGEAQGLRAAYAMLKSRFA, translated from the coding sequence ATGAACCCGCCGAATGGTTTCGCTTCGGACCGAAGCAAGGCGTTGCCGCTGTACTGCGTGCAGCGCATCGGCTTCGACGAATGGCGCAAGTCGCAAACCCCGGGCATCGGGCAATGGATCGATGCGCAGACGTTCGACGCGGCCTCCGGCAGCCTGCTGTTGTTGCCCGGCGAAAACGGCATCGCCGGCGCAGTGTTGGGCATCGGCGATCCGCTCGATCCGTTCGCCTATGCGCATGCGCCGTTCGCGCTGCCGCCGGGCGACTGGGCGCTGGCGAACGACTTGCCCGCCGATGCGCAACGAGCGCTGCAGCTGGGCTGGGGCCTGGGCAGCTATCGTTTCGCGCGTTACAAGAAACCCACGCGTGCGCCGTCGCGCCTGGCCGCCGAAGCCCCGGATGCGGAAACGCTGGCGCTGCTGGCCGCGTCGCTGCGCGTGCGCGACCTGGTCAACACGCCGACCCAGGACATGGGCCCCCAGGAACTCGAAGACGCCGCGCGCGACATCGCCAAGACGCATGGCGCGCAGTTCGAAAGCATCGTCGGCGACGAACTTCTGAAGCAGAATTTCCCCGCCATCCACGCCGTCGGCCGCGCCTCGCATCGCGAGCCGCGCCTGATCGAGTTGAGTTGGGGCGACGCATCGCATCCGCACGTCGCCCTGGTCGGCAAGGGCGTGTGCTTCGACACCGGCGGCCTGGACATCAAGCCTGCCGACGGCATGCGCAACATGAAGAAGGACATGGGCGGCGCCGCGCACGCGCTGGCGCTGGCGGAACTGATCATGTCGCAAAAGTTGCCGATCCGCCTGACGCTGCTGATCCCGGCGGTGGAAAACGCGATCGGACCGGATGCGTTCCGCCCCGGCGAAGTGATCGCGACCCGCTCGGGCGTGAGCGTGGAGATCGACAACACCGATGCCGAAGGCCGCGTGATCCTGGGCGATGCGCTGGTCTACGCAGGCGAACGATCGCCGCAGTTGTTGATCGACTTCGCCACGCTCACCGGTGCGGCGCGCATCGCGCTGGGCCCGGACCTGCCGGCGCTTTACAGCAACGACGACGCGGTCGCCGACGCCTGGCTGGGCGCAAGCGCGCAAGTGCGCGACCCGGTGTGGCGCATGCCGTTATGGCGGCCTTACTGGCGCTACCTGACCAGCAGCATCGCCGACATGGCCAATGCCGGCAGCTCGCGCATGGCCGGCAGCGTGACCGCTGCGCTGTACCTGGAGCGCTTCGTGCCCGCGCAGCAGGCGTGGGCGCACCTGGACGTGTATGCCTGGAACGACAGCGACCGGCCGGGCAAACCCGCCGGCGGCGAAGCGCAGGGCCTGCGCGCCGCGTACGCGATGCTCAAATCCCGGTTCGCGTAA
- a CDS encoding sensor domain-containing diguanylate cyclase: MKNAKIRTQTGLLIAALIFVAIGYAVVVGAQRLIADSEWVAHTNAVIGQLDELEATLRDAESAQRGYLLTGDADYLADYRNVRDRLPSTYEKLRALTADNPQQQARTRVLQSQIELRAAQMAATLQKYQQGGLPAAQAAVGAEVKDVSSAIRRQKAQIVEIEEALLVERDASSHDSAQMLRTIALLGIPLGLAVIAGVYWLLVQEVRRRGQAEAATSDANAQLHTGLARLKRNSADLRELSRYGSMLQSCIEPAEALQLTSRMLSTLLPGTGGTVYRMRNSQDHAEAMAHWGEHAADSAAMVAPEQCWALRRGQPQIIESEGMRCAHIDASGKAVTACIPLSAQGVQLGFIYLSDENAAFLARMDIVEAAAEQLSMALSNLYLQERLRLQSIREPLTGLFNRRYLEEAMARELSRCMRRGLPLSLMMLDLDHFKAFNDVHGHAGGDALLAAFGQLLQDQTRGEDIACRYGGEEFTLILPEADLNTAMQRANAIRAGVEALHVQHLGRELPKVTVSIGLAGFPGDGNTTDALLRAADEALYRAKRNGRNRVEQSNTPIRA, encoded by the coding sequence ATGAAGAACGCCAAGATCCGCACTCAAACCGGATTGCTGATCGCGGCGCTGATCTTCGTGGCCATCGGTTACGCCGTCGTGGTCGGCGCGCAACGCCTGATCGCCGATTCGGAATGGGTCGCGCACACCAACGCCGTGATCGGGCAGTTGGACGAGCTGGAAGCGACCTTGCGCGACGCCGAATCCGCGCAGCGCGGCTACCTGCTGACCGGCGACGCGGATTACCTGGCCGATTACCGCAACGTGCGCGATCGGCTGCCTTCGACCTACGAAAAACTGCGGGCGCTGACGGCCGACAATCCGCAGCAGCAGGCCAGGACCCGCGTGCTGCAGTCGCAGATAGAGTTGCGCGCCGCGCAGATGGCCGCCACTCTACAGAAATACCAACAAGGCGGCCTGCCTGCGGCGCAAGCGGCGGTAGGCGCCGAAGTCAAGGACGTGTCGTCGGCGATCCGCAGGCAGAAGGCGCAGATAGTCGAGATCGAGGAAGCGCTGCTGGTCGAGCGCGACGCTTCCAGCCACGACAGCGCGCAGATGCTGAGGACCATCGCCCTGTTGGGGATTCCGTTGGGCCTGGCCGTGATCGCCGGCGTGTACTGGCTGCTGGTGCAGGAAGTGCGGCGCCGCGGGCAGGCCGAGGCGGCGACGTCCGACGCCAACGCGCAGTTGCACACCGGCCTCGCCCGGCTCAAGCGCAACAGCGCGGACCTGCGCGAACTGAGCCGCTACGGCAGCATGCTGCAGAGCTGCATAGAACCCGCCGAAGCCCTGCAGCTCACTTCGCGCATGCTGTCGACGCTGTTGCCCGGCACCGGCGGCACGGTCTACCGCATGCGCAACTCGCAGGACCATGCCGAAGCGATGGCGCACTGGGGCGAGCATGCCGCGGACAGCGCCGCGATGGTCGCGCCGGAGCAGTGCTGGGCGCTGCGCCGCGGCCAGCCGCAGATCATCGAGAGCGAAGGCATGCGCTGCGCGCATATCGATGCTTCCGGCAAGGCCGTTACCGCCTGCATCCCGCTGTCCGCGCAGGGCGTGCAGTTGGGCTTCATCTATCTCTCCGACGAAAATGCGGCTTTCCTGGCGCGCATGGACATCGTCGAGGCGGCCGCCGAACAGTTGTCGATGGCGTTATCCAATCTTTACCTGCAGGAAAGACTGCGGTTGCAATCGATCCGGGAGCCGCTAACCGGCCTGTTCAACCGGCGCTACCTGGAAGAAGCGATGGCGCGCGAGTTGTCGCGCTGCATGCGGCGCGGCCTGCCGCTGTCGTTGATGATGCTGGACCTGGACCACTTCAAAGCGTTCAACGATGTGCATGGCCATGCCGGCGGCGATGCGCTGCTCGCCGCGTTCGGGCAACTGCTGCAGGACCAGACGCGCGGCGAAGATATCGCCTGCCGTTACGGCGGCGAGGAATTCACCCTGATCCTGCCGGAAGCCGACCTCAATACGGCGATGCAGCGCGCCAACGCGATCCGCGCCGGCGTGGAAGCGCTGCACGTGCAGCACCTGGGCCGCGAACTGCCGAAAGTGACGGTATCGATCGGCCTGGCCGGCTTCCCGGGCGACGGCAACACGACCGATGCGCTGCTGCGCGCCGCCGACGAGGCGCTTTACCGCGCCAAACGCAACGGCCGCAACCGGGTCGAACAAAGCAACACCCCGATCCGCGCCTGA
- a CDS encoding response regulator transcription factor: protein MIRILLAEDQAMVRGALSALLGLESDIEVLGAAADGESAWREVQRLKPDVLITDIEMPGLTGLELAQRIQRHELPVKVVIVTTFARAGFLRRALDAGVAGYLLKDAPAEDLAEALRKVHRGGRAIDPQLAIDAWTEADPLSDRERQILRLAGEGQSANEIASQLRLSHGTVRNYLSEAIGKLGVGNRIEAYRLARQKGWL from the coding sequence ATGATCCGGATCCTGCTGGCCGAGGACCAGGCGATGGTGCGCGGCGCGCTGTCGGCGCTGTTGGGCCTGGAGTCGGACATCGAAGTGCTGGGTGCGGCTGCCGACGGCGAAAGCGCCTGGCGCGAAGTGCAGCGGCTCAAGCCCGACGTGCTGATCACCGACATCGAAATGCCGGGGTTGACCGGCCTGGAATTGGCGCAACGCATCCAGCGCCATGAACTGCCGGTCAAGGTGGTCATCGTCACCACGTTCGCGCGCGCCGGCTTCCTGCGCCGTGCGCTCGATGCCGGCGTCGCGGGTTATCTGCTGAAAGATGCGCCGGCCGAGGATCTGGCCGAGGCCTTGCGCAAAGTCCATCGCGGCGGCCGCGCGATCGATCCGCAATTGGCGATCGACGCCTGGACCGAGGCGGACCCGCTCAGCGACCGCGAACGGCAGATCCTGCGGTTGGCCGGAGAGGGGCAGTCGGCGAACGAAATCGCATCGCAGTTGCGCCTGTCGCACGGCACCGTGCGCAACTACCTGTCCGAAGCGATAGGCAAGCTGGGCGTGGGCAACCGCATCGAGGCCTACCGATTGGCGCGTCAGAAAGGCTGGTTGTAA